From the genome of Rarobacter incanus, one region includes:
- a CDS encoding ABC transporter ATP-binding protein: MTAPASLRTTPTIAVAARNLTKTYGQGAAQVRALDGVNVDFAEGQFTAIMGPSGSGKSTLMHLLAGLDTASGGNAYIGQTDVTQLTDNQLTELRRHRIGFVFQSFNLLPMFTAEQNIVLPVELAGGKVNREWFDTLVTTLGLGNRLGHRPAELSGGQQQRVAIARALIARPEVIFADEPTGNLDTRAGIEVLSFLRQSVRELGRTIIMVTHDPSAASYADRVILLADGRIAGVIDQPTPDSVLAGLDALRTVSDVATTGVQH, translated from the coding sequence ATGACCGCACCCGCTTCGCTGCGCACGACGCCGACCATAGCCGTCGCCGCCCGGAACCTGACCAAGACCTACGGGCAGGGCGCTGCCCAGGTGCGCGCTCTCGACGGCGTCAATGTCGACTTTGCGGAAGGCCAGTTCACGGCGATCATGGGGCCATCCGGCTCCGGCAAATCGACCCTCATGCACCTGCTCGCGGGCCTGGACACAGCATCCGGCGGCAACGCGTACATTGGCCAAACCGACGTGACACAGCTCACCGACAATCAGCTGACCGAGTTGCGCCGTCACCGCATCGGATTTGTGTTCCAGTCCTTCAACCTACTTCCGATGTTCACCGCCGAGCAGAACATCGTGTTGCCCGTCGAGCTTGCCGGCGGGAAGGTCAACCGCGAGTGGTTCGACACCCTCGTCACCACCCTCGGGTTGGGCAACCGTCTCGGGCACCGGCCCGCGGAACTATCGGGGGGCCAGCAGCAGCGCGTCGCCATCGCCCGCGCGCTCATCGCCCGCCCCGAGGTTATTTTCGCCGACGAGCCCACCGGCAACCTAGATACCCGTGCCGGAATAGAGGTGCTGAGCTTCCTGCGTCAGTCTGTAAGGGAGTTGGGACGGACCATCATCATGGTGACCCACGACCCTTCCGCTGCGTCGTATGCAGACCGTGTGATCTTGCTTGCCGACGGTCGCATTGCTGGCGTCATTGACCAGCCCACGCCCGATTCCGTGCTCGCGGGCCTCGACGCCCTGCGCACCGTGAGCGACGTCGCCACCACCGGGGTGCAGCACTGA
- a CDS encoding ABC transporter permease, with translation MLRLTLAQMRRSMGRLVAAGIAIALGTGFVCATLLASNAMTRATYDAVTANYGKADVVITSNGEVELKDLDRIAKLPGVSEVAPGGTTGLVVGALDSGAYLNVAAVASGDLAPYELESGRLPTASDEIAVPASRAEELDAQVGKTITVTSYDQSGTDSRQLTVVGLVNNHGAAFLGQGDLGVMTLTGITDTLAALGVASPESYVASVMEPTLVKIADSTSLDTATTELATALPSATVKTRDQAASDAMASFSDGQDVFTGFILAFAALAMVVAGLVIANTFQVLVAQRTRTLALLRCTGASKSQLLRSVLTEGAILGLLSSIVGVVLATGLVQAALMIIGRVQHSFEVPPRVQVTWPSIVVPIAIGIAVTVVACFVPAREATRVAPLAALRPMEAPSLRKRGGVVRLVLSLLFGLGGAGLLALGLAAGKDQVDYGLLLGVAGGAISFFGVALGAVFWLPPAARLMAFLLAKAGPAARLAAANGVRNPRRIAATSTALLIGVTLVTTMSVGAASARATMKNTLDQAFPFDIAVTPFAVSSAEEPGAADATADATQSAATKQTAKDLLATVTKVEGVSHAAIARAATSITSTGGEAKTATTYIVSTDPATDAGLVLRGTRDLDKVRPGTVVMSSAMAESIADSLAEPIKTGTSLRLGDASNAGPTVTVAVVDGPSQFVVADPTDMDRLEAAQPSAVTRLVLASLTPDADASTVQSKIQDNASTAVQVTSPAAERAMFDTVINTLLAIIVGLLAIAVVIALIGVANTLSLSVIERRRESATLRAIGLSRGQLRWTLAIEGSFIAAVGTILGALLGLAYGWIGSTIVLGAFAEPVLIVPWRDLGLVALVSLSAGLLASVVPARGALRQSPVEALAVD, from the coding sequence ATGCTACGACTAACGTTGGCGCAAATGCGCCGCTCCATGGGCCGACTCGTCGCGGCCGGCATCGCTATCGCGCTCGGCACGGGGTTTGTCTGCGCGACCCTGTTGGCATCCAACGCTATGACGCGGGCCACCTACGACGCCGTGACCGCAAACTACGGCAAGGCGGACGTGGTTATCACGTCCAATGGCGAAGTCGAACTCAAGGATCTGGACAGGATCGCCAAGCTTCCAGGGGTCTCCGAAGTCGCGCCGGGCGGCACGACGGGGCTGGTCGTCGGGGCCCTAGATTCGGGGGCGTACCTGAACGTCGCCGCCGTCGCGAGCGGCGACTTGGCTCCCTACGAGCTGGAATCGGGGCGCCTGCCGACCGCCAGCGACGAGATCGCCGTGCCCGCTTCCCGCGCGGAAGAGCTCGACGCACAGGTCGGCAAGACCATCACCGTGACGTCCTACGACCAATCGGGCACGGACAGCCGCCAGCTCACAGTTGTCGGACTGGTCAACAACCATGGCGCCGCGTTCCTCGGGCAGGGCGACCTGGGCGTCATGACTCTCACCGGCATCACCGATACGCTCGCTGCCCTGGGTGTTGCTTCGCCCGAAAGCTACGTCGCGTCCGTCATGGAACCGACGCTGGTGAAAATTGCGGATTCCACCAGCCTCGACACGGCAACCACCGAATTAGCCACCGCCCTGCCCAGCGCCACCGTCAAGACCCGTGACCAGGCGGCCAGCGACGCAATGGCCTCATTCTCGGACGGGCAGGACGTGTTCACCGGATTCATCCTGGCTTTCGCCGCACTCGCTATGGTGGTGGCGGGCCTCGTCATCGCCAATACCTTCCAAGTCCTGGTCGCGCAGCGCACCCGGACGCTGGCGCTGTTGCGCTGCACCGGCGCCTCGAAGAGCCAACTGCTCCGATCCGTGCTGACCGAGGGAGCCATTTTGGGCTTGCTGTCCTCGATTGTCGGCGTCGTGCTTGCCACGGGGCTGGTGCAGGCGGCCCTGATGATCATCGGCCGTGTCCAGCATTCGTTCGAGGTTCCCCCCCGGGTGCAAGTCACATGGCCCTCGATCGTGGTGCCCATTGCCATCGGTATCGCAGTCACCGTAGTGGCGTGCTTCGTTCCGGCGCGGGAGGCAACGCGGGTGGCCCCGCTGGCCGCCTTGCGGCCCATGGAGGCGCCGTCGCTGCGCAAGCGCGGCGGGGTTGTGCGGCTGGTCTTGTCGCTGCTGTTCGGCCTGGGCGGTGCGGGTTTGCTCGCTTTGGGCCTTGCCGCGGGCAAGGACCAGGTCGATTACGGCTTGCTGCTGGGCGTCGCCGGTGGCGCCATCTCGTTCTTCGGGGTGGCCCTTGGCGCGGTGTTCTGGCTTCCACCGGCGGCTCGCCTCATGGCCTTTCTTTTGGCCAAGGCCGGGCCCGCCGCCCGCTTGGCGGCCGCGAACGGCGTGCGCAATCCGCGCCGCATCGCCGCCACCAGCACCGCCCTGCTGATCGGCGTCACGCTTGTCACGACCATGTCGGTGGGCGCCGCGAGCGCGCGAGCAACCATGAAAAATACCTTGGACCAGGCATTCCCCTTCGATATCGCGGTCACCCCGTTCGCGGTCAGTTCGGCCGAGGAACCCGGCGCCGCAGACGCGACCGCCGATGCGACGCAGTCGGCCGCGACCAAACAGACCGCCAAGGATCTGCTCGCAACAGTGACGAAGGTCGAGGGCGTCAGCCACGCGGCTATCGCCCGCGCCGCGACCTCGATCACTAGCACGGGGGGTGAGGCCAAGACGGCGACCACCTACATCGTTTCGACCGACCCCGCCACGGATGCGGGACTCGTCTTGCGCGGCACCCGGGATCTGGACAAGGTGAGGCCCGGCACGGTGGTCATGTCATCCGCCATGGCCGAATCCATCGCGGACTCGCTCGCAGAACCCATCAAGACCGGCACATCCCTTCGCCTGGGCGATGCCTCCAACGCGGGGCCCACAGTTACCGTCGCGGTCGTCGATGGGCCCTCCCAATTTGTGGTGGCCGACCCCACCGACATGGACAGGCTCGAGGCCGCACAGCCTTCTGCGGTCACCCGCCTGGTGCTGGCCTCCTTGACCCCGGATGCCGATGCGAGCACCGTCCAGTCGAAAATCCAGGACAATGCCAGCACCGCCGTGCAGGTGACTTCGCCCGCGGCCGAACGCGCCATGTTCGATACCGTCATCAACACGCTGCTCGCGATCATCGTGGGATTGCTTGCGATAGCAGTGGTGATCGCCCTGATCGGTGTCGCAAACACCCTCTCGCTATCGGTGATCGAACGGCGTCGCGAATCCGCGACCCTGCGGGCGATCGGCCTCTCGCGCGGCCAGCTGCGCTGGACGCTAGCGATCGAAGGTTCGTTCATAGCGGCCGTCGGCACCATCTTAGGGGCGTTGCTGGGGCTCGCCTACGGGTGGATCGGTTCGACGATCGTGCTTGGCGCGTTTGCCGAACCCGTCCTCATCGTGCCGTGGCGCGACCTGGGACTCGTGGCGCTCGTGTCGCTGAGCGCAGGCCTGCTTGCGTCGGTTGTGCCGGCGCGCGGCGCGCTGCGCCAGTCCCCCGTGGAGGCGCTGGCAGTCGACTAG
- a CDS encoding WhiB family transcriptional regulator — MDWRNRAACLTEDPELFFPIGNTGPALVQIEEAKKVCNRCEVVDVCLKWAIESGQDAGVWGGMSEDERRAFKRRTARARRAG, encoded by the coding sequence ATGGATTGGCGCAATCGCGCTGCGTGTCTGACCGAGGACCCGGAACTGTTTTTCCCCATTGGGAACACCGGCCCGGCCCTGGTGCAGATCGAAGAAGCAAAAAAGGTGTGCAACCGGTGCGAGGTCGTTGACGTGTGCCTCAAGTGGGCCATCGAATCCGGGCAGGACGCGGGGGTATGGGGCGGAATGTCGGAGGACGAGCGCCGCGCCTTCAAGCGCCGCACCGCTCGCGCGCGCCGCGCCGGCTAA
- a CDS encoding sensor histidine kinase, whose amino-acid sequence MSTISELVAAHTDLDPAQADWLHLLIGDWQLISDLAFADLVLWVPTTDGAFMAVAQCRPSTGATVHYDDIVGSFAPEGSVEILRETMATGKIHKIREPRWFGTYAVREDTVPVRRGSTVIAVLARQTNLGSGRTPSRLELNYVEAADDLLTMVSVGDFPLPDGTTGPRRGAPRVGDGLIRLNGEGEVLYASPNALSCFHRLGVMGPLVGDSLIEIVTDIVEYKSPVDESLPLVLLGKAAWRAEIESRGVCLSLRAVPLIEPSGARIGAVLLCRDVSELRRRERELITKDATIREIHHRVKNNLQTVAALLRLQSRRMKVPEARAALDEAMRRVATIALVHDSLSQALDERVEFDAMVGRVLRLAADVAAADTPVRTVCTGKFGHVPADAATALALVLTELVTNAVEHGLAPVGGGTVEIIAERTNAGMHILVSDDGQGMGDAGPGGGLGTQIVSTLVANELRGTISWSARPGGGTEVHLEVPLDD is encoded by the coding sequence GTGTCAACTATCAGCGAACTAGTCGCCGCTCACACCGATCTTGACCCTGCACAGGCGGATTGGCTCCATCTTCTCATCGGAGACTGGCAACTCATCTCCGACCTGGCCTTCGCTGATCTGGTGCTGTGGGTGCCCACGACGGATGGCGCCTTCATGGCGGTCGCGCAGTGCCGGCCGAGCACCGGCGCCACCGTGCATTACGACGATATTGTGGGCAGCTTCGCGCCAGAAGGATCCGTTGAGATTCTGCGTGAGACTATGGCCACCGGCAAGATCCACAAGATTCGCGAGCCGCGCTGGTTCGGCACCTACGCGGTGCGTGAGGACACGGTGCCGGTTAGGCGGGGCAGCACGGTGATCGCAGTCCTGGCGCGCCAGACCAACCTCGGGTCCGGGCGCACGCCGAGCAGACTCGAACTGAATTACGTCGAGGCGGCCGACGACCTGCTCACCATGGTGTCCGTCGGAGATTTTCCGCTTCCCGACGGGACCACCGGGCCGCGGCGAGGCGCCCCGCGGGTTGGCGACGGGCTGATCCGACTCAACGGCGAGGGTGAGGTGCTGTACGCAAGCCCGAACGCCCTGAGCTGCTTTCATCGCCTGGGCGTCATGGGGCCGCTTGTCGGCGACTCGCTGATCGAGATCGTTACCGACATCGTCGAATACAAGTCGCCGGTGGATGAATCGTTGCCATTGGTTTTGCTCGGCAAGGCCGCCTGGCGTGCTGAAATCGAATCGCGCGGGGTTTGCCTCTCGCTGCGAGCGGTGCCGCTGATCGAGCCGTCGGGGGCGCGCATAGGGGCCGTGCTGTTGTGTCGTGACGTTTCGGAGCTGCGCCGCCGCGAGCGGGAATTGATCACCAAGGATGCGACGATTCGCGAGATACACCACCGCGTCAAGAACAACCTCCAGACAGTGGCCGCCCTGCTGCGTCTGCAATCGCGGCGCATGAAGGTGCCGGAAGCACGCGCAGCATTGGACGAGGCCATGCGCCGCGTCGCCACTATCGCCCTAGTGCACGACTCGCTGTCGCAGGCGCTCGACGAGCGCGTCGAATTCGATGCCATGGTGGGCAGAGTGCTGCGCCTTGCCGCGGATGTGGCCGCCGCTGACACGCCCGTGCGGACGGTGTGCACCGGCAAGTTTGGGCACGTGCCGGCTGACGCCGCGACGGCGCTAGCGCTAGTTCTGACCGAATTGGTGACGAACGCTGTTGAGCACGGGCTGGCCCCCGTCGGCGGCGGGACGGTCGAAATCATCGCGGAGCGAACCAACGCCGGGATGCACATCTTAGTGAGCGACGACGGCCAGGGCATGGGCGACGCGGGGCCGGGCGGCGGCCTGGGTACGCAGATCGTATCCACGCTTGTCGCAAACGAACTGCGCGGAACAATCAGTTGGAGCGCCCGCCCGGGCGGTGGCACGGAGGTTCACCTCGAAGTTCCGCTCGACGACTAG
- a CDS encoding DUF2505 domain-containing protein, producing MSDFAQRDWRIMQVDVATAVAYSTSAVVSALCDEDFITFVTAKTGATVTHITTTSQTNGAATVVVRRNLPTTVIPAQARAFVGSNLELREVDAWAEPMQGADGPRYGTIAIEVAGVPAHASGHVRVLPTEGGCNLRYDLTVRATVPLFGAVIERQVADGVRTAVDALCAALEEWLKSRSGE from the coding sequence GTGAGTGATTTTGCTCAACGTGATTGGAGGATCATGCAGGTCGATGTCGCAACGGCAGTTGCTTACTCAACGTCCGCGGTCGTCAGCGCTCTTTGCGACGAGGACTTCATCACGTTTGTGACTGCCAAGACGGGCGCGACTGTCACCCATATCACCACAACATCTCAGACGAATGGTGCCGCCACGGTGGTGGTCCGTCGCAATTTGCCGACGACGGTCATCCCCGCGCAAGCGCGTGCCTTCGTCGGGTCAAATCTTGAGTTGCGCGAGGTGGACGCGTGGGCTGAGCCCATGCAGGGAGCCGACGGTCCGCGTTACGGAACCATCGCGATCGAGGTCGCGGGAGTCCCCGCCCACGCGAGCGGACACGTGCGCGTGCTTCCCACGGAAGGAGGCTGCAACCTCCGCTACGACCTGACGGTGCGCGCAACTGTGCCGCTGTTCGGGGCCGTCATCGAGCGCCAGGTGGCCGATGGCGTGCGCACCGCGGTGGACGCGCTTTGCGCTGCGCTCGAGGAATGGCTCAAATCGAGATCGGGCGAGTAA
- a CDS encoding LacI family DNA-binding transcriptional regulator, which translates to MEQRPPTLDEVAIAAGVSRSTASRVINGAARVSPATKRAVEYAIERLGYVPNHAARFLVMRKTGFIVLITDQVSRPTHRDIIKSVIDVCDAAGLSVVLKPASAEPERIERLRRTLRPGFADGVIVASAGVDANTVGVVLDSGLPSVFIGRPAVAGRVPTYAGVDFDEVVRLGLAQFAARGATRPLLIAGPTSDLAEPWARLSAAQGIDALRVDATGLGIDAGCTAIRKARAQGAAFDAVLTENGPLAVGALLELGATPPAGADAQSRHARIPVVAFGAADFTRVPASNLAVVVHPAADIARLAATMLVAQLDKDAQPACESDEPGSATHLVTPWIGDQAV; encoded by the coding sequence ATGGAGCAGCGTCCCCCCACGCTCGATGAGGTTGCCATTGCCGCTGGAGTTTCCAGGTCAACGGCGTCACGCGTCATAAACGGCGCTGCTAGGGTCTCCCCCGCCACAAAACGAGCGGTCGAGTATGCCATTGAGCGCCTTGGCTACGTGCCCAACCATGCGGCCCGCTTCCTGGTGATGCGCAAAACGGGTTTCATCGTCCTCATTACGGACCAGGTTTCGCGGCCCACGCACCGCGACATCATCAAATCCGTGATCGACGTTTGTGATGCCGCGGGTCTGTCCGTGGTTCTGAAGCCGGCAAGCGCCGAACCGGAACGCATAGAAAGGCTGCGTCGGACACTACGCCCGGGGTTCGCGGACGGTGTCATCGTTGCAAGCGCGGGGGTCGACGCTAACACCGTAGGCGTTGTGCTCGACTCCGGGCTCCCCAGCGTTTTCATTGGCCGACCCGCCGTCGCGGGCCGTGTCCCCACGTACGCGGGCGTGGATTTCGACGAGGTCGTGCGCCTGGGGCTTGCCCAGTTCGCAGCGCGCGGCGCCACCAGGCCACTTTTGATCGCCGGTCCAACGAGCGATCTCGCCGAACCGTGGGCACGCTTGAGCGCGGCGCAAGGAATCGACGCACTACGCGTCGACGCCACTGGGCTGGGGATCGATGCGGGCTGCACGGCTATCCGTAAGGCCCGCGCCCAGGGGGCGGCCTTCGATGCGGTGTTGACGGAGAACGGTCCGCTCGCTGTGGGAGCGCTGCTTGAGCTTGGCGCGACGCCGCCCGCGGGGGCCGATGCGCAATCGCGACACGCGCGCATCCCGGTGGTGGCATTCGGTGCCGCCGATTTCACGCGGGTTCCGGCCAGCAACCTCGCGGTGGTCGTTCACCCGGCGGCAGACATTGCGCGGTTGGCCGCGACCATGTTGGTTGCGCAGCTCGACAAGGATGCGCAACCGGCCTGCGAATCCGACGAGCCCGGGTCGGCAACCCACCTGGTGACTCCGTGGATCGGCGATCAGGCAGTTTGA
- a CDS encoding methionine ABC transporter permease, which yields MLPMVNQWDSDRYTPKLIEAVQETLQMVSLTLLIGGLLGLALGVIVFATRKGGIFANRPVNALVNVLINFIRPIPFIIFLAAIRPLTQAVMGTGLGTEAMIFPMTIVCTVATARIVEQNLVATDPGVIEAGIAMGASRLHVLMRVVVPEALGPLVLGYAFLFVGVVDMSAMAGIIGGGGLGAFAIQWGYQRYNDLVTWVAVGIIIVMVQVVQFIGNAIARKLLRR from the coding sequence ATGCTCCCCATGGTCAATCAGTGGGATTCGGACCGGTACACCCCCAAGCTCATCGAGGCGGTCCAAGAGACGCTGCAGATGGTATCGCTCACGCTCCTGATCGGGGGTCTGTTGGGGCTGGCCCTGGGCGTCATCGTCTTCGCCACGCGCAAGGGCGGAATCTTCGCGAACCGGCCGGTGAACGCACTGGTCAACGTCCTCATCAACTTCATCCGCCCCATCCCCTTCATCATCTTCCTGGCCGCGATCCGCCCGCTAACGCAGGCCGTGATGGGGACCGGGCTTGGCACCGAGGCGATGATTTTCCCAATGACGATCGTCTGCACGGTCGCGACCGCGCGGATCGTGGAGCAGAACCTGGTCGCCACGGACCCTGGAGTCATCGAGGCGGGCATCGCCATGGGTGCTTCGCGGCTCCACGTGCTGATGCGAGTCGTGGTTCCCGAAGCGTTGGGGCCGCTGGTGCTGGGGTATGCGTTCCTGTTTGTCGGCGTCGTCGACATGTCGGCCATGGCCGGCATCATTGGCGGCGGCGGGTTGGGTGCCTTCGCGATTCAGTGGGGATATCAGCGCTACAACGACCTCGTCACCTGGGTCGCGGTCGGCATCATCATCGTCATGGTCCAGGTCGTGCAGTTCATCGGCAACGCGATCGCCCGTAAACTCCTGCGGCGGTAG
- a CDS encoding methionine ABC transporter ATP-binding protein: MNDPATTASGDPIISLSGITKTFNGGAVRAVDDVSLDVERGDVYGVIGYSGAGKSTLVRVINALELPDSGRVVVDGRDVTAAGQGELREIRRDIGMIFQHFNLFNARTVAANIGYPLKLAKWPKKKRAERVAELLDFVGIADKAKRYPTQLSGGQKQRVGIARALATSPAVLLADEATSALDPETTREVLDLLRRINRELGVTIVLITHSMSVVQHLCNKVAVMEGGRIVERGAVYDVLARPEHPATRRFIASALADKPSEAVTDRLRRSHAGRLIVVSLRADGTDSFDLSALGVPASVVYGAITEVEERPFGSLTLELRGSADENRAAIERLREYADVRDLGDGDEAAPATGKAGN, from the coding sequence ATGAATGATCCAGCGACCACCGCGAGCGGCGACCCCATCATCTCCCTCAGCGGCATCACCAAGACGTTCAATGGCGGTGCGGTGCGCGCCGTCGACGATGTGTCACTCGATGTGGAGCGGGGCGACGTTTACGGAGTTATCGGCTACTCCGGGGCCGGAAAGAGCACCCTGGTGCGGGTCATCAACGCCCTGGAACTACCCGATAGCGGGCGCGTCGTCGTCGACGGGCGCGATGTCACGGCCGCCGGCCAGGGCGAGCTGCGCGAGATTCGCCGCGATATCGGAATGATCTTTCAACACTTCAATCTCTTCAATGCGCGCACCGTGGCGGCCAACATCGGGTATCCGCTCAAACTCGCGAAATGGCCCAAGAAGAAGCGAGCCGAACGCGTTGCGGAGTTGCTCGACTTTGTAGGCATCGCGGACAAGGCCAAGCGATATCCCACCCAGCTTTCGGGCGGCCAAAAGCAACGGGTCGGCATCGCCCGTGCGCTCGCTACCTCGCCGGCGGTGCTCTTGGCCGACGAGGCGACCAGCGCGCTCGATCCCGAAACCACGCGTGAAGTGCTTGACCTGCTGCGACGCATCAACCGCGAACTGGGGGTCACTATCGTGCTCATTACGCACTCGATGAGCGTGGTGCAGCATCTTTGCAACAAAGTTGCGGTCATGGAAGGCGGTCGAATCGTTGAACGCGGGGCCGTCTACGATGTGCTGGCGCGCCCCGAGCACCCCGCCACGCGGCGGTTCATCGCCTCGGCGCTGGCCGACAAGCCGAGCGAGGCGGTGACCGACCGCCTGCGGCGCAGCCACGCGGGACGCCTCATCGTCGTGTCCCTGCGCGCAGATGGGACCGATTCGTTCGACCTGTCCGCCTTGGGCGTCCCCGCATCCGTTGTCTACGGGGCGATTACCGAAGTCGAAGAGCGACCATTCGGATCTCTCACCCTGGAGCTCAGAGGCTCCGCGGACGAAAATCGCGCAGCTATCGAACGGCTGCGCGAATATGCCGACGTGCGCGACTTGGGCGACGGCGACGAAGCGGCACCTGCAACCGGAAAGGCGGGCAACTAA
- a CDS encoding MetQ/NlpA family ABC transporter substrate-binding protein produces the protein MSRTRRTLAAIALASATVLSLAACSGSSTSSSSAATTTTTEAAAGTFTAPGDADKGGKDNPVKIGVVGSSGPQWDTFEKDANAAGIYVDLVDFSDYQQPNPQLAAGQLDLNQFQHILFLAQYNNESGEKLAAIGSTAIYPLGLYSEKYKSVAEIPQGAQVAVPNDGTNQARALGVLQSAGLITLKSGTGALVATPDDVDTAASKVVVTPVAADQTARSLGDKQIAAAIVNNDYVTDTGLEPSDAIAKDDPSADSAKPFINIWAAREADADNPVYLKLIEIAQSADVEADLQDNSGGTAVIVHETPANLATYLADAEAQLTNK, from the coding sequence ATGTCACGCACTCGCCGAACACTTGCGGCCATAGCGCTCGCATCCGCCACGGTACTTTCTCTCGCGGCCTGCTCTGGCTCATCGACATCATCGAGTTCGGCGGCGACCACGACGACCACCGAGGCAGCCGCTGGCACGTTCACCGCGCCCGGCGACGCTGACAAGGGCGGCAAGGATAACCCGGTCAAGATCGGAGTCGTCGGATCCAGCGGCCCGCAGTGGGATACCTTCGAAAAGGACGCCAACGCGGCCGGCATCTACGTCGACCTGGTCGACTTCAGCGACTACCAGCAGCCCAACCCGCAACTCGCCGCCGGGCAGCTCGATCTGAACCAGTTCCAGCACATCTTGTTCCTGGCCCAGTACAACAACGAATCCGGTGAGAAGCTGGCCGCAATCGGGTCGACGGCGATCTACCCGCTCGGACTGTACTCGGAGAAGTACAAATCGGTTGCCGAAATCCCGCAGGGAGCCCAAGTGGCCGTTCCCAACGACGGCACCAACCAGGCGCGCGCGCTCGGCGTCTTGCAATCCGCTGGCCTTATCACGCTGAAGTCGGGAACCGGAGCGCTGGTGGCGACGCCGGATGACGTTGACACTGCCGCATCGAAGGTCGTCGTGACGCCCGTGGCCGCCGACCAGACGGCCAGGTCGCTGGGCGACAAGCAGATCGCGGCGGCGATCGTCAACAACGACTACGTCACCGACACGGGCCTTGAGCCGAGCGACGCGATCGCCAAGGACGACCCGAGCGCCGATTCCGCGAAGCCGTTCATCAACATCTGGGCGGCGCGCGAGGCGGATGCGGACAACCCCGTCTACCTCAAGCTCATCGAGATCGCGCAGTCGGCCGACGTCGAGGCCGACCTGCAAGATAACTCGGGCGGGACCGCCGTGATCGTGCACGAAACCCCGGCGAACCTTGCGACCTACCTCGCGGACGCCGAGGCGCAACTAACCAACAAGTAA
- a CDS encoding cystathionine gamma-synthase, with the protein MTCSDIWERKQVTNKDEFREAGFATRAIHSGQAPDPTTGAVIAPLYLSSTYAQERVGDLRAGYDYGRAGHPTRTSLEATLASLEGGASAHAFASGLAAEDAVLRTIARPGDHIVIPVDAYGGTYRLISRVFGQWGVAASPAQTASLEAVEAAIVPGKTQAVWVETPSNPLLGISDIAALSELAHAHGALLVVDNTFATPALQNPLMSGADVVVHSTTKYIAGHSDVIGGAVVVRDGATLPRGREGMAGSGSLSEELRFQQLAVGGNQGPFDLYLTARGLKTLELRMERHCASARTIADFLVAELGDAAVLYPGLDTHPHHEVATRQMSGFGGMVSFRAGSPERARRIVESTKVFTLAESLGGVESLIEYPYAMTHASVVGSALEVPADLVRVSVGIETVGDLLADLAQALGSAG; encoded by the coding sequence ATGACCTGCTCGGATATCTGGGAGCGTAAGCAAGTGACGAATAAGGACGAGTTCCGCGAAGCCGGTTTCGCGACGCGCGCTATACACAGCGGTCAGGCACCGGACCCCACCACGGGCGCCGTCATTGCGCCCCTCTACCTGTCGTCGACCTATGCCCAGGAACGGGTCGGGGACCTGCGCGCGGGGTACGACTACGGGCGTGCGGGGCACCCTACGCGCACGTCGCTGGAAGCAACCCTTGCATCGCTGGAAGGTGGCGCGAGTGCGCACGCGTTCGCGTCCGGGCTAGCGGCCGAGGACGCGGTGTTGCGGACCATCGCGCGTCCCGGCGACCACATCGTCATTCCGGTGGATGCGTATGGCGGCACGTATCGGCTCATATCGCGAGTGTTCGGACAGTGGGGCGTGGCGGCCAGCCCCGCGCAAACCGCGTCGCTCGAGGCGGTCGAGGCCGCGATCGTGCCGGGAAAGACGCAGGCGGTGTGGGTCGAGACGCCATCGAATCCGCTCCTGGGAATTAGCGATATCGCTGCGCTCTCGGAGCTGGCCCACGCGCACGGCGCGCTGCTTGTCGTCGACAATACGTTCGCCACCCCCGCGTTGCAGAACCCACTGATGTCGGGCGCCGATGTGGTGGTCCATTCCACAACGAAGTACATCGCCGGACATTCCGACGTGATCGGTGGGGCGGTCGTGGTCCGCGATGGCGCGACGCTGCCGCGCGGGCGCGAGGGCATGGCGGGCTCCGGATCGTTGAGCGAGGAACTGCGATTCCAGCAGTTGGCCGTGGGCGGGAACCAGGGGCCGTTTGACCTGTACCTGACCGCGCGGGGGCTCAAGACCCTGGAGCTGCGCATGGAACGGCACTGCGCGTCCGCGCGAACGATCGCGGACTTCTTGGTGGCGGAGTTGGGCGACGCGGCGGTGCTCTACCCGGGGCTCGATACGCACCCGCACCACGAGGTCGCGACGCGACAGATGAGCGGCTTTGGGGGAATGGTCTCGTTCCGGGCGGGGAGCCCCGAACGGGCTCGCCGCATCGTTGAATCGACAAAAGTCTTCACCCTCGCCGAGTCGCTTGGCGGCGTGGAATCGCTGATCGAGTACCCGTACGCGATGACTCACGCCTCCGTTGTGGGATCCGCGCTCGAAGTTCCTGCTGACCTGGTGCGGGTTTCCGTCGGGATCGAGACGGTGGGCGACCTGCTTGCGGACTTGGCGCAGGCGTTGGGGTCCGCGGGCTGA